One Paraburkholderia agricolaris DNA segment encodes these proteins:
- a CDS encoding aminotransferase class IV, whose amino-acid sequence MPVQDIGRIDGLTYPTGVAYMAGKFMPISEARISVLDWGLLHSDVTYDTVHVWKGKFFRLDLHIARFRRSLAKLRLNVQFSDEALRDILVECVRRSGLRDAYVEMLCTRGISPTFSRDPREAINQFVAFAVPFGSVANARQLEEGLHMHLIDDVRRIPAESVDPQIKNYHWLDLVTALFKGYDAGAETVVIKCTDGSLAEGPGFNVFIVSDGVLHTPDHGVLHGITRQTVFDLADAAGLRSRTGAVSESQLRNADEVFITSTAGGIMPVTRLNGTAIGDGRPGRITRALFDAYWARHDDPAWSLAVDYGDQHA is encoded by the coding sequence ATGCCTGTTCAAGACATCGGCCGCATCGACGGCCTGACCTATCCTACCGGCGTCGCGTATATGGCCGGTAAGTTCATGCCAATTTCGGAAGCGCGTATCTCGGTGCTCGACTGGGGACTTCTTCACTCAGACGTAACCTACGACACCGTACATGTCTGGAAAGGGAAGTTCTTCCGTCTCGATCTACATATCGCGCGGTTTCGCCGGTCGCTGGCCAAGCTGCGGCTGAACGTGCAATTCAGCGATGAGGCGCTTCGTGACATCCTGGTCGAGTGCGTGAGGCGGTCAGGGTTGCGCGACGCATACGTCGAAATGCTTTGTACGCGAGGGATATCTCCGACATTCAGCCGTGACCCGCGCGAGGCGATCAATCAGTTTGTCGCGTTTGCAGTGCCGTTCGGGTCGGTTGCCAACGCGCGGCAACTGGAAGAAGGGCTACATATGCATCTGATTGACGACGTGCGCCGAATTCCAGCGGAGTCGGTCGATCCGCAAATCAAGAACTACCATTGGCTTGACCTCGTGACCGCGTTGTTCAAAGGGTACGACGCCGGCGCCGAAACCGTGGTCATTAAGTGCACGGACGGCAGTCTCGCCGAGGGTCCGGGATTCAACGTCTTTATCGTGAGCGACGGGGTGTTGCATACCCCAGACCACGGCGTACTTCATGGCATCACACGCCAGACGGTGTTCGATCTCGCGGATGCGGCAGGTTTGCGCTCACGTACAGGGGCGGTTAGCGAAAGCCAGTTGCGCAATGCTGACGAGGTATTCATCACGTCAACGGCCGGAGGCATCATGCCGGTGACGCGGCTCAACGGTACGGCGATCGGGGACGGCAGGCCCGGACGTATTACGCGCGCATTGTTTGACGCATACTGGGCTCGGCACGACGATCCGGCATGGAGCCTGGCGGTCGACTACGGGGACCAGCATGCTTAG
- a CDS encoding VOC family protein, with protein MSVSMTRLILYVRDVALLKSFYQQHFDLPVTEEIAGEWVVLNAGGMEIALHRVGEPYRDRPVAANTSNAKMVFSVQTGLPQLREKLVNAGVPMRSLKRFDGFAQLMCDGEDPEGNVFQLSQAD; from the coding sequence ATGTCCGTCTCTATGACGAGGTTAATACTGTACGTCCGCGATGTTGCATTGCTGAAGTCGTTCTATCAGCAACACTTCGATCTTCCCGTCACAGAAGAAATTGCAGGTGAGTGGGTTGTACTCAACGCAGGCGGCATGGAGATTGCCCTGCACCGTGTCGGCGAACCTTACCGCGACCGGCCAGTCGCCGCCAATACGTCGAATGCCAAGATGGTTTTCTCGGTGCAAACGGGATTACCGCAGCTACGCGAGAAACTGGTGAACGCCGGTGTACCGATGCGCAGCCTGAAGCGCTTCGACGGCTTTGCCCAACTGATGTGTGACGGCGAGGATCCGGAAGGGAACGTATTTCAGCTTTCGCAAGCGGACTGA
- a CDS encoding peptide deformylase, with protein sequence MSSRILAVGTASLREIAKPVGDVHDPVVREQARALTEEIKAFREEHGFGRAIAAPQIGIGKRMIGLALPGWPEVIVNPEIVWCSAERMTLWDDCFCFPEMLVKVERHVSVSIVYTTLEGGVHVKERLPPDLSELMQHEIDHLDGKLSFDHATGPNPLVHRSVFEADLAAFARLVDYFPHTT encoded by the coding sequence ATGAGCTCACGCATTCTTGCGGTCGGAACGGCTTCACTTCGCGAGATCGCGAAACCGGTTGGCGACGTTCACGATCCCGTTGTGCGGGAACAGGCACGCGCGCTGACCGAAGAGATCAAGGCGTTTCGCGAGGAGCACGGATTCGGTCGAGCGATCGCGGCGCCGCAGATCGGCATTGGCAAACGGATGATCGGCCTTGCGCTGCCCGGCTGGCCGGAGGTGATCGTGAACCCCGAGATCGTCTGGTGCAGCGCGGAACGTATGACACTCTGGGACGATTGCTTCTGTTTTCCGGAAATGCTCGTGAAGGTCGAGCGACACGTTTCCGTATCGATCGTGTACACGACGCTTGAGGGCGGTGTTCATGTAAAGGAGCGTCTACCGCCGGACCTGTCCGAGTTGATGCAGCACGAGATCGATCACCTCGACGGAAAACTGTCTTTCGACCATGCGACCGGACCCAACCCGCTCGTGCACCGTAGTGTCTTCGAAGCGGATCTCGCGGCATTCGCCCGACTCGTCGACTACTTCCCTCACACAACCTGA
- a CDS encoding branched-chain amino acid ABC transporter substrate-binding protein, which produces MRPRQLLYIVTLCVLTAPAYADNTIVVGFAGALTGGQAHYGKDSEHGIRLALEEINAKHPMIAGKPVTFALDAQDDQADPKTATTVAQRFIDQHVSAVIGHQNSGTSIAVARIYAAANVAELTPSATNPQFTHLGYRTTFRMLANDNFLGQAVSRYAVEQLHVRRVGVIDDRTAYGQGIADVFADDIGKAGIAVAARDYTTDKAFDFGAPLTLIKGKRPDAIFFGGMDTQGGPMLKQMKKYQIEAPLMGGDGLCTEEIQKLAGEALNGNLYCADGGRSLAKMPGGPAFAERFKAKYGEPVQLYAPYAYDAMMAIYHAVMQAQSGDPAKIVDALHRVDFQGVTGNVSFDANGDLRNPVATISTFRGGHKVALSEVSK; this is translated from the coding sequence ATGCGACCAAGGCAGCTTTTATACATCGTGACGCTGTGTGTCCTCACGGCACCGGCGTACGCGGACAATACGATCGTGGTCGGTTTTGCCGGCGCGCTCACTGGCGGTCAGGCTCATTACGGCAAGGATAGTGAGCACGGCATCCGCCTCGCGCTTGAGGAAATAAACGCTAAGCATCCAATGATCGCTGGCAAGCCGGTCACATTCGCACTCGATGCGCAGGACGACCAGGCTGATCCCAAGACCGCGACAACGGTCGCGCAACGCTTCATCGATCAGCACGTGAGCGCCGTCATTGGACATCAGAACTCGGGCACGTCGATCGCCGTCGCACGAATTTACGCCGCCGCAAATGTCGCGGAGCTGACACCGTCGGCGACCAATCCGCAATTCACTCACCTCGGCTACCGGACGACCTTCCGCATGCTGGCCAACGATAACTTTCTCGGTCAAGCCGTTTCGCGTTATGCAGTCGAGCAGTTGCACGTGCGGCGCGTGGGCGTCATTGACGATCGCACGGCATATGGACAGGGCATCGCCGACGTGTTCGCTGACGACATCGGCAAGGCTGGTATCGCTGTTGCCGCACGTGATTACACAACGGACAAAGCGTTCGACTTCGGTGCTCCGCTCACATTGATCAAGGGCAAGCGGCCAGACGCGATCTTCTTCGGTGGCATGGACACCCAGGGCGGACCCATGCTTAAGCAAATGAAGAAGTATCAGATCGAGGCGCCTCTGATGGGGGGCGACGGCTTGTGCACCGAAGAAATCCAGAAACTGGCCGGCGAAGCGCTCAACGGTAATCTCTATTGTGCAGACGGCGGCCGCAGCCTGGCAAAGATGCCGGGTGGTCCAGCCTTTGCCGAGCGCTTCAAGGCGAAGTATGGCGAACCTGTACAACTCTACGCACCCTATGCATATGACGCGATGATGGCCATCTACCATGCTGTCATGCAGGCGCAGTCGGGCGACCCCGCGAAGATAGTCGATGCGCTGCATAGGGTGGACTTTCAGGGCGTAACCGGCAACGTTTCATTCGATGCGAACGGCGATCTGCGAAACCCGGTTGCCACGATCTCAACATTCAGGGGCGGCCACAAGGTGGCGCTGTCAGAGGTGTCGAAATGA
- a CDS encoding LysR family transcriptional regulator produces MEARSEPNILSLSLEIDLLRSFIVIAEVRALSRAANRIGRTQSALSQQMKRLEEIVDQPLFQRTGRGVVLTNPGERLLIHAQRILRVHDEAMADLSGKGLSGTIRFGCPEDYAAVFLPHLLRQFSSQHPHALVEVMCAPTPRLLEQLEMHALDLAMISLPEDAPNADIIRREPLVWVGYPGLDSAHFDPLPLALSDPDTLDHVAACDALQRAGRAYRIAYASSSLAGLTALVRSGQAFAVITQTAVAPDLTILNGDPTLPSLPAVGITLKFERERPSHLTTAFAEHIRLTLPLL; encoded by the coding sequence ATGGAAGCTAGAAGCGAGCCTAATATCTTGAGCCTTTCACTCGAAATCGATCTGCTGCGTTCGTTTATCGTCATAGCCGAGGTCCGGGCGCTGAGTCGCGCGGCTAACCGGATTGGCCGGACCCAGTCCGCGCTGAGTCAGCAGATGAAGCGCCTCGAAGAAATCGTCGACCAGCCGCTATTCCAGCGCACGGGTCGTGGGGTGGTGCTGACGAATCCCGGCGAACGGCTGTTGATCCACGCCCAACGCATTCTGCGCGTGCACGACGAAGCGATGGCCGATCTGTCCGGCAAAGGGTTGTCGGGAACGATCCGTTTCGGCTGTCCGGAAGACTACGCCGCCGTTTTTCTGCCGCATTTGCTGCGTCAGTTCTCAAGCCAGCACCCGCATGCGCTGGTGGAGGTCATGTGCGCCCCTACCCCGCGACTACTCGAACAACTGGAGATGCATGCGCTGGACCTTGCCATGATCTCGTTGCCGGAAGACGCGCCGAATGCCGATATCATTCGCCGCGAGCCGCTGGTCTGGGTAGGCTATCCGGGACTGGACTCCGCCCATTTCGATCCATTGCCACTGGCGCTTTCCGATCCGGACACGCTCGACCACGTGGCGGCCTGCGATGCGCTGCAACGCGCAGGCAGGGCCTATCGCATCGCCTATGCGAGCAGCAGTCTTGCCGGGCTCACGGCGCTGGTCCGCTCGGGGCAGGCCTTTGCCGTCATCACGCAGACTGCAGTCGCCCCCGATCTCACGATACTCAATGGCGATCCCACGCTACCGTCGTTGCCCGCGGTAGGTATTACGCTGAAGTTCGAGCGGGAGCGTCCTTCACATCTGACCACGGCATTTGCGGAGCACATCAGACTGACGCTGCCGTTGCTGTAA
- a CDS encoding aspartate aminotransferase family protein → MSGNNDAVFWRNARQHLIRYGGTFEPMIIERAQGSFVYDADGRAILDFTSGQMSAVLGHSHPEIVSVINEYAGKLDHLFSGMLSRPVVDLATRLADITPDGLDRALLLSTGAESNEAAIRMAKLVTGKYEIVGFAQSWHGMTGNAASATYSAGRKGVGPAAVGSFAIPAPFLYRPRFERNGEYDYLAELDYAFDLIDRQSSGNLAAFIAEPILSSGGIIELPPGYMAALKRKCEERGMLLILDEAQTGVGRTGTMFACQRDGVTPDILTLSKTLGAGLPLAAVVTSAQIEERAHELGYLFYTTHVSDPLPAAVGLRVLDVVEREGLVARANLMGERLKRGLLDLMERFECIGDIRGRGLLLGLEIVKDRRTKEPADGLGAKITRECMNLGLSMNIVQLPGMGGVFRIAPPLTVREEEIDLGLELLGQAIERSL, encoded by the coding sequence GTGTCCGGGAACAATGACGCAGTTTTCTGGCGCAACGCCAGGCAGCACCTCATCCGCTACGGCGGCACCTTCGAGCCGATGATCATCGAGCGGGCCCAAGGCAGCTTTGTGTATGACGCGGACGGCCGCGCGATTCTGGATTTCACGTCGGGGCAGATGAGCGCGGTGCTTGGGCACAGCCACCCGGAGATCGTGTCGGTGATCAATGAATACGCCGGCAAGCTCGACCATCTCTTCAGCGGCATGCTTTCGCGACCGGTGGTCGATCTGGCAACCCGGCTGGCCGACATCACGCCTGACGGACTCGACCGGGCGCTATTGCTCAGCACCGGCGCGGAGTCGAATGAGGCCGCCATTCGCATGGCGAAACTGGTCACCGGCAAATATGAAATCGTCGGCTTTGCGCAGTCGTGGCACGGCATGACGGGGAACGCGGCATCCGCGACCTACAGCGCCGGCCGCAAGGGCGTCGGTCCGGCAGCCGTCGGCTCCTTTGCGATTCCTGCGCCGTTCCTGTACCGTCCGCGCTTCGAGCGCAATGGCGAATACGATTACCTGGCGGAACTGGACTACGCCTTCGATCTGATCGATCGTCAGTCCAGCGGCAATCTCGCCGCGTTCATCGCGGAGCCGATCCTCAGTTCGGGCGGGATCATCGAACTGCCGCCAGGCTATATGGCCGCGCTAAAGCGTAAATGCGAGGAGCGCGGCATGCTGCTGATCCTCGATGAAGCGCAAACCGGCGTGGGCCGCACGGGCACGATGTTCGCCTGCCAGCGCGACGGCGTCACACCGGACATTCTCACCCTGTCGAAAACGCTAGGCGCTGGTCTGCCGCTCGCGGCGGTCGTGACCTCCGCGCAGATCGAAGAGCGGGCCCATGAATTGGGTTACCTGTTCTATACGACCCATGTGTCCGATCCGCTGCCTGCCGCTGTCGGTCTGCGGGTGCTGGATGTGGTCGAGCGCGAGGGGCTGGTTGCGCGTGCGAACCTGATGGGCGAGCGGCTCAAACGCGGCTTGCTGGATTTGATGGAACGCTTCGAGTGCATCGGCGACATTCGCGGGCGCGGGTTGCTGCTCGGTCTGGAGATCGTCAAGGACCGCCGCACGAAGGAACCGGCGGACGGGCTTGGCGCGAAGATCACCCGCGAGTGCATGAACCTGGGGCTCAGCATGAACATCGTGCAGTTGCCCGGCATGGGCGGCGTGTTTCGCATCGCCCCCCCGTTGACTGTCCGCGAGGAAGAGATCGACCTGGGGCTGGAGCTACTAGGGCAGGCGATTGAGCGTTCGCTATAA
- a CDS encoding glycine C-acetyltransferase, whose product MLSKTLVERLQEKHNSLKVQGSVKREFALTSAQSAHIFAKPTSGSAGRRYLNLCSNNYLGLADDPRLKEAAREAVARYGLGMASVRFISGTNELHWKLESKLAAFMDTEAALLFPSAFDANGALFEALTAEGDTVVSDELNHASIIDGLRLCRATRHRYANRDVAAANDQLRQSGGQGARWVVTDGVFSMDGFQAPLNELGEICRASESMLIVDDSHGIGVIGETGRGTAQSQRAHNAVDLYVGTLGKALGGAAGGFVAGPTLAIETLRQFGRPYLFSNALMPAIAAASICALDILAGDEIDFARLRAMSDYLRSGLEAQGYEVLPGTHPIVPVMFHDAVRAQSVASSLAEKGILAAAFSFPVVPREAARLRLQLSLALSDSDVEDVLLAFKAIRI is encoded by the coding sequence ATGCTTAGCAAGACGCTCGTTGAGCGGCTTCAGGAAAAGCACAATTCACTCAAGGTACAAGGATCGGTCAAACGCGAGTTCGCGCTGACTTCGGCGCAGTCGGCTCATATTTTCGCGAAGCCAACTTCCGGGTCGGCGGGGCGGCGCTATCTGAATCTGTGCTCGAACAACTACCTAGGCCTCGCAGACGACCCTCGTCTCAAGGAGGCCGCCCGTGAAGCCGTCGCGCGGTATGGTTTAGGCATGGCGTCCGTGCGATTCATCAGTGGCACGAACGAGTTGCACTGGAAACTGGAATCAAAACTCGCGGCCTTCATGGACACCGAGGCGGCGTTGCTGTTTCCTTCCGCGTTCGATGCGAACGGTGCGCTATTTGAGGCACTGACTGCCGAAGGCGATACCGTGGTGTCCGATGAACTGAATCATGCGAGCATCATCGACGGTTTGCGACTTTGTCGCGCCACGCGGCATCGATATGCGAACCGCGACGTCGCCGCCGCCAATGACCAGTTGCGCCAAAGCGGCGGGCAAGGTGCGAGATGGGTTGTCACCGATGGCGTGTTTTCGATGGACGGGTTTCAGGCGCCGCTGAATGAACTGGGTGAGATTTGCCGCGCATCGGAGAGCATGCTGATCGTCGACGACTCGCACGGCATCGGCGTGATCGGCGAAACCGGTCGAGGCACGGCTCAATCGCAGCGGGCGCACAACGCTGTGGATCTGTATGTCGGCACGCTTGGTAAAGCATTGGGCGGGGCAGCGGGTGGATTCGTCGCAGGTCCAACGCTTGCGATTGAGACGCTTCGGCAATTTGGACGTCCCTATCTATTCTCCAATGCACTTATGCCTGCGATCGCCGCGGCTTCAATTTGCGCACTGGATATCCTCGCTGGCGACGAAATCGACTTTGCCCGGTTGCGCGCGATGAGTGACTATTTGCGCTCTGGCCTCGAGGCACAAGGGTATGAGGTATTGCCTGGCACTCACCCGATTGTCCCAGTGATGTTTCATGACGCGGTTCGCGCACAGTCTGTCGCAAGTTCGCTTGCCGAGAAAGGCATCCTGGCAGCAGCCTTTTCATTTCCGGTGGTGCCCAGAGAAGCCGCTCGACTTCGGCTCCAGTTGTCCCTTGCGTTATCCGATTCGGACGTGGAGGACGTGCTGCTCGCATTTAAAGCAATTCGGATCTGA